Proteins encoded together in one Vigna angularis cultivar LongXiaoDou No.4 chromosome 5, ASM1680809v1, whole genome shotgun sequence window:
- the LOC128196653 gene encoding protein MAINTENANCE OF MERISTEMS-like, producing the protein MGQMCDLEELEFEEARTALVQLLGVDGGTAGSEMEDARGPKVRLSWLREIYVQRCESQHWDYAARAYLLHLVGCTIFANKSASSIRVSYLLLFRDVHACGRYAWGVAALAYLYDQLGDASLASTKQMAGYLTLFQSWIYEHFPSMGRRRLVASYDDTTPRAMRWQSPRQSSTLTEIRSQLDALTYSGVVWHPYEGHRGIRPFFGICMYSGWIRIGDTLCRHLPERVLRQFGFQQDIPRSPTTVPDADVVAIDHMWLHFRAHVVSNVRHAASPSDCVDGYIQWFRRVSHPYIIVAADDARPALAPRQRPDVPREARPHRRSSPPSPSGALARFRRMARMLQSLISCRHVTEGTVAHQVSVDLLQIANEGIDEYSTTRREQRHVRGRRSTSN; encoded by the exons ATGGGGCAAATGTGTGATTTGGAGGAGTTGGAGTTTGAGGAGGCTCGTACAGCCCTTGTGCAACTACTCGGCGTTGATGGTGGCACAGCAGGTTCTGAGATGGAGGACGCACGTGGTCCGAAAGTCAGACTCAGCtggcttagagagatatatgttcAGAGGTGTGAGTCGCAGCATTGGGACTATGCTGCTAGAGCATATTTGTTGCATCTAGTAGGATGCACAATTTTTGCAAATAAGAGTGCCAGTTCTATACGCGTGTCTTACTTATTGTTATTTAGAGACGTACACGCGTGTGGCAGATATGCCTGGGGTGTTGCTGCACTCGCCTATTTGTACGACCAGCTCGGGGATGCGAGTCTCGCCTCCACGAAGCAGATGGCTGGATATTTGACTCTATTTCAG agttGGATATACGAACATTTCCCTAGTATGGGGAGGAGGCGGTTGGTAGCTTCTTACGATGACACCACACCACGTGCCATGAGGTGGCAGAGCCCTAGGCAGAGTTCCACTCTCACAGAGATTCGATCACAGTTGGATGCGCTGACATACAGTGGAGTTGTATGGCATCCGTATGAGGGGCATCGGGGCATTCGACCATTCTTCGGCATCTGTATGTATTCTGGATGGATTCGGATTGGTGACACCCTTTGTCGTCATTTGCCTGAGCGTGTGCTGAGGCAATTTGGGTTTCAGCAAGACATTCCACGATCACCGACTACGGTtccagatgcagatgtagtggccATTGATCATATGTGGTTGCACTTCAGAGCTCACGTTGTGAGTAATGTCAGACATGCAGCATCCCCTTCTGACTGTGTTGATGGGTACATTCAGTGGTTCAGGAGGGTTTCGCATCCTTATATTATTGTTGCTGCAGATGACGCGCGACCGGCTCTTGCACCTAGACAACGCCCCGATGTTCCACGGGAGGCACGACCCCATCGTAGATCGTCTCCACCTTCACCATCTGGCGCCCtg GCTAGATTTAGGCGAATGGCGAGAATGTTACAGTCCTTGATATCGTGTCGTCATGTCACCGAGGGTACTGTTGCACATCAGGTGTCAGTGGACCTGCTTCAGATTGCTAATGAAGGCATCGACGAATATTCCACCACTAGGAGAGAGCAGAGGCATGTGCGTGGTAGACGGTCGACGTCTAATTGA
- the LOC108320250 gene encoding uncharacterized protein LOC108320250, with product MAFDLGFVVVIVRSDIATGVRGRKTYVKLGCERGGKYRKYKADAVASVYGTRKCECPFRLKGKPCSDGAGWVLKVMCGHHNHELAETLVGHPYVGRLNTSEKSLLVDMTKSKVTPANILLTLKQNNDRNVTTIKQIYNARHAYKRSLRGSRTELQQLMMLLDRDKYIHWSRYRLPLLEIVGMTSTGLTFSAAFAFLSTERQSNFTWALEKRKGLFLTSEGGPKVIVTNRDLALMNAISSVFPESYQMLCRFHILKNVKAKCKMLVHSTEVWEVLMDAWENVMDCADESLFAEYVNGFEYASRSWPLFFEYVNQNWIIPYSTYFVKFWTNKVMHLGNTTTNRAESAHWSLKKVLGNSMGDLCYCWDSIHNVIILQHNKIKASFESSLLLRSDYFKGYIYRELIGRVSRYALDLIAKELKIVQQIGLDSSKCGCVLRRTFGVPCACELARYDPRMIPIGEFHIMWRRLHFSNVELNETKPQLSIKDELKQVEERFNEVDIGGKVTIKQKLLEIVCPTLTSMVPPLHKVKTKGAQKSKVKRSERSTTRDPSYFEYVEAFHSTIESSSVRSKLQSKPKAMKKRRVPMIDQFHSTTHPFIVDVVDVVADGHCGYRCIAALLGLGEDSWPVVRNELYKELSAWRDEYASLVGGYDRLEELRSSLLVQSLSAANTSKWMTLPDIGYAIANRYNVILVCLSYSQNYTIFPLRSTPPSDITQHRLICIGHVHGCHFVQVKLQEGCPLPTVNIMSSTHCYPEARAWSSIYTSRMHAFEQLMDITTSYVDLGDS from the exons ATGGCTTTTGatttaggatttgttgtggTAATAGTAAGATCTGACATAGCTACTGGTGTACGGGGAAGAAAAACGTATGTCAAGcttggatgtgaaagagggggAAAATATAGGAAATACAAAGCTGATGCAGTGGCTAGTGTATACGGCACTCGTAAATGTGAATGTCCGTTTAGATTAAAGGGTAAACCATGTTCAGATGGGGCTGGATGGGTGTTGAAGGTGATGTGTGGACATCACAACCATGAGTTGGCTGAAACTTTAGTGGGTCACCCTTATGTTGGCAGGTTAAATACGAGTGAGAAGTCATTACTGGTTGATATGACAAAGAGTAAAGTTAcacctgcaaatattttattaacactcaaacaaaataatgatcgaAATGTGACAACGATTAAACAAATCTACAACGCAAGGCATGCGTATAAACGATCATTAAGAGGGTCCAGAACTgaactacaacaacttatgatgttgttggatcgGGATAAGTACATTCACTGGAGTAG atatagaCTTCCGTTGCTTGAGATTGTGGGTATGACGTCTACAGGGTTAACCTTCTCAGCAGCATTTGCTTTCTTGTCTACTGAAAGGCAGAGTAATTTCACATGGGCTttggaaaagagaaaaggtttatttttaacatctgaGGGTGGTCCTAAAGTTATTGTGACTAACCGAGACTTGGCTTTGATGAATGCCATATCAAGTGTATTCCCTGAGTCATATCAGATGTTATGTCGGTTCcacatccttaaaaatgttaaagctaaatgcaaaatgttagttCATTCTACTGAGGTTTGGGAAGTGTTGATGGATGCATGGGAAAATGTGATGGATTGTGCTGATGAAAGCTTGTTTGCTGAGTATGTGAATGGTTTTGAATACGCAAGCAGATCATGGCctttgttctttgaatatgttAATCAGAATTGGATTATTCCATACAGCACATACTTTGTAAAGTTCTGGACGAACAAAGTAATGCATTTAGggaacacaaccacaaatag ggcTGAATCTGCTCATTGGAGCCTGAAGAAAGTTCTGGGCAATAGTATGGGTGATTTGTGTTATTGTTGGGATAGTATTCATAACGTCATTATCTtacaacacaacaagattaaggcgtcatttgaaagtagtttgttGCTCAGGAGTGACTATTTTAAAGGCTACATATATAGAGAACTTATTGGGCGTGTGTCTCGATATGCATTGGATCTCATTGCTaaggaattgaaaatagtgCAGCAGATAGGATTGGACTCCTCAAAGTGTGGATGCGTATTGAGACGTACATTTGGTGTCCCATGTGCATGTGAATTAGCACGATATGATCCTAGGATGATCCCTATAGGTGAATTTCATATCATGTGGCGAAGATTGCATTTctcaaatgttgaattaaatgaaactaaGCCTCAGTTATCCATTAAAGATGAGTTGAAACAAGTAGAAGAACGATTCAATGAGGTTGACATTGGCGGTAAAGTCACCATCAAGCAGAAGTTACTTGAGATTGTTTGTCCTACATTGACATCAATGGTCCCTCCATTACATAAAGTCAAGACAAAGGGTGCAcaaaaaagtaaagttaaaCGAAGTGAAAGGTCTACTACGCGGGATCCATCATATTTTGAGTATGTGGAAGCCTTTCATTCAACCATAGAATCTTCATCTGTGAGAAGTAAATTACAATCAAAGCCAAAAGCAATGAAGAAAAGGAGAGTTCCAATGATAGACCAGTTTCATTCTACTACTCACCCCTTCATTGTGgacgttgttgatgttgtggctGATGGTCACTGTGGGTATAGATGCATTGCTGCGTTGTTGGGACTcggagaagattcatggcccGTTGTGAGGAATGAGTTGTACAAAGAACTCAGTGCTTGGCGTGATGAATATGCAAGCCTAGTAGGAGGCTATGATAGACTAGAAGAACTGAGGTCCTCTTTGTTGGTGCAGTCACTGTCCGCG GCTAACACGAGCAAGTGGATGACATTACCAGACATTGGTTATGCAATTGCTAACCGATATAACGTTATCTTAGTGTGTTTGTCATACTCTCAAAATTATACTATCTTTCCACTACGTTCCACACCACCTTCTGATATCACTCAACATCGCTTAATTTGTATAGGACATGTTCATGGATGTCATTTTGTGCAG GTTAAGCTACAAGAAGGTTGTCCGTTGCCCACGGTGAATATCATGTCCTCAACCCACTGTTATCCTGAGGCACGAGCGTGGTCATCTATTTATACTAGTAGGATGCACGCATTTGAACAGTTGATGGACATAACAACATCTTATGTTGACTTAGGTGAttcatga